Proteins encoded by one window of Geobacter sp. DSM 9736:
- a CDS encoding DegQ family serine endoprotease — translation MRRNLFRAVSLFLLSVCLPTFAVTQSYGASVGPDLSELVKKLKPTVVNIGTSKTIKPQRPYMRRSPNPFGDPFEDFFERFFGETPQRSYKERSLGSGFIISDEGYILTNYHVVSGADEIKVKLSDGREFKGEVKGLDEKLDLGLIKIETKGEHLPVAELGDSDKIRVGEWVMAIGNPFGLAQTVTAGIVSAVGRVIGSGPYDDFIQTDASINPGNSGGPLFNMNGEVIGINTAIVAGGQGIGFAIPVNMAKGTLNQLKEKGRVTRGWLGVVIQQITPELAQSFGIQENVGALVSEIVKDGPAEKAGLKAGDIILEFNGRKIKEMNDLPRIVASTPIGNKVPVKIVRNGKQEEIAVVIERLKDDSVEEEPAAAPDKLGMGVSELTRDLAAKLNLKETSGVVVTEVKPGGLADEAGITPGDFINEINGAKVSTVGEYNKAVESARKGSVVRILLKRGDSSLFVAMKLD, via the coding sequence ATGCGAAGGAACCTATTTCGTGCCGTATCCTTATTTCTGTTGTCAGTGTGCCTTCCGACCTTTGCAGTGACTCAAAGTTATGGAGCCAGTGTCGGGCCCGACCTTTCAGAGCTTGTAAAGAAGCTCAAACCTACCGTGGTAAATATCGGCACATCAAAGACTATCAAACCGCAGCGACCGTACATGCGCCGTTCTCCGAATCCATTTGGAGACCCCTTTGAAGATTTTTTCGAGCGCTTTTTCGGGGAAACCCCTCAAAGATCCTACAAGGAGAGAAGCCTCGGGTCCGGATTCATCATCAGCGATGAAGGGTATATTCTGACCAACTATCATGTAGTATCAGGCGCCGATGAAATCAAGGTCAAGCTCTCCGATGGGAGGGAGTTCAAGGGGGAGGTGAAAGGGCTCGATGAAAAGCTGGATCTCGGCCTTATCAAAATCGAGACCAAGGGGGAGCATCTTCCGGTAGCCGAGCTCGGCGACAGCGACAAGATCCGGGTCGGAGAATGGGTCATGGCCATAGGGAACCCCTTTGGGCTTGCCCAGACTGTTACGGCGGGGATCGTCAGCGCGGTGGGACGTGTGATAGGCAGCGGTCCGTATGATGATTTCATTCAAACCGATGCATCGATCAACCCGGGAAATTCGGGCGGACCTCTCTTCAACATGAATGGTGAAGTAATTGGTATCAACACGGCTATTGTGGCCGGTGGGCAGGGGATCGGTTTTGCAATCCCTGTAAACATGGCTAAAGGTACCCTGAACCAGTTGAAGGAGAAGGGAAGGGTGACGCGTGGATGGCTCGGAGTAGTCATTCAGCAGATTACTCCGGAACTGGCTCAGTCTTTCGGCATTCAGGAAAATGTTGGAGCTCTCGTTTCGGAGATTGTTAAAGATGGTCCTGCTGAAAAGGCTGGCCTCAAGGCGGGAGACATCATTCTGGAGTTCAATGGTAGAAAGATTAAAGAAATGAATGACCTTCCTCGCATAGTCGCATCAACCCCCATAGGGAACAAGGTGCCTGTCAAGATAGTGCGTAATGGGAAACAGGAGGAGATAGCAGTAGTCATCGAGCGGCTGAAGGACGACTCCGTAGAAGAAGAGCCCGCCGCGGCTCCGGATAAACTAGGAATGGGAGTGAGCGAGTTGACGCGGGACCTGGCGGCCAAACTCAACCTGAAGGAAACCAGCGGCGTGGTGGTCACCGAAGTGAAACCAGGTGGTCTCGCAGATGAAGCAGGCATCACTCCTGGTGACTTCATTAATGAAATAAATGGAGCAAAGGTATCCACTGTCGGTGAATACAATAAGGCCGTTGAGTCCGCAAGAAAAGGGAGTGTGGTGAGGATTCTTCTGAAACGCGGTGATTCCTCGCTCTTCGTTGCGATGAAGCTTGATTAG
- the atpB gene encoding F0F1 ATP synthase subunit A, whose protein sequence is MVHPLLFLQFFRELLAPLHITEAGADAIAYTWLIIVLLLIVSFLATKAIKTVPAGLQNFMEVVVGGIENMIVETMGEHGRPFFPLIATLALFILVSNLIGLIPGFFPPTANINTTAACAIIVFVATHIVGLKEHGIKYLKHFMGPIIWLAPIMFFIEVIGHLSRPVSLTLRLFGNMNGHELVLLIFFGLAPFLVPLPMLLMGVLVSFIQAFVFMLLAMIYIQGSLEEAH, encoded by the coding sequence ATGGTCCATCCGTTATTGTTCCTGCAGTTCTTTCGTGAACTGCTCGCTCCACTTCACATCACCGAGGCTGGAGCCGACGCCATAGCCTACACATGGCTGATCATCGTGCTTCTGCTGATAGTGTCATTTCTTGCCACAAAGGCGATCAAAACGGTTCCAGCCGGTCTCCAGAATTTCATGGAGGTCGTAGTTGGCGGAATCGAGAACATGATCGTAGAGACAATGGGAGAGCACGGTCGGCCTTTCTTTCCGTTGATTGCCACTTTGGCTCTGTTCATCCTCGTCTCAAACCTCATCGGGCTGATACCTGGCTTTTTCCCGCCAACTGCGAACATCAATACCACTGCGGCCTGCGCAATCATTGTGTTCGTAGCCACTCATATAGTTGGTCTTAAAGAGCACGGGATAAAGTACCTGAAGCATTTCATGGGCCCCATCATCTGGCTCGCCCCGATAATGTTTTTCATTGAGGTAATAGGTCATCTCTCAAGGCCAGTCTCCCTCACCCTCAGACTCTTCGGCAACATGAACGGCCACGAGCTGGTGCTTCTTATATTTTTCGGCCTCGCACCCTTTCTTGTACCGCTACCCATGCTGCTGATGGGGGTTCTGGTTTCGTTCATCCAGGCCTTTGTCTTCATGCTGCTGGCAATGATCTACATTCAGGGGTCTCTTGAAGAGGCTCACTGA
- a CDS encoding NADH-quinone oxidoreductase subunit B, with translation MGVDQALGDNIITTSLDGLVNWARKSSIWPMTFGLACCAIEMMATGASHNDLDRFGIIFRASPRQADCIIIAGTVTKKMLPVIKTVYEQMPEPKWVIAMGACACSGGVFDTYSVVQGIDEALPVDVYIPGCPPRPEALLYGLIKLQDKIMKDRNSFGSSIGLGERVEAAA, from the coding sequence ATGGGAGTAGATCAAGCACTTGGTGACAATATCATCACGACCTCGCTGGACGGACTGGTCAACTGGGCGCGCAAGTCGTCCATCTGGCCGATGACGTTCGGACTGGCATGCTGCGCCATCGAGATGATGGCTACCGGCGCTTCCCACAACGACCTTGACCGTTTTGGAATCATCTTTCGCGCATCTCCAAGGCAAGCCGACTGCATTATTATCGCCGGTACCGTGACAAAAAAGATGCTGCCGGTAATCAAGACTGTCTATGAGCAGATGCCGGAGCCGAAGTGGGTGATCGCCATGGGCGCCTGCGCCTGTTCGGGGGGGGTTTTCGATACCTACAGTGTGGTGCAGGGTATTGACGAGGCCCTGCCGGTAGACGTCTACATCCCCGGTTGCCCTCCGCGCCCGGAGGCGCTTCTGTACGGGCTTATCAAGCTGCAGGATAAGATCATGAAGGATCGGAACTCGTTCGGTTCCTCCATCGGACTTGGTGAGCGGGTAGAGGCGGCCGCCTAG
- a CDS encoding NADH-quinone oxidoreductase subunit A yields MLGAYLPIILLVVVAVGFGLVSITLSTLIGPKKPSLVKMSPYECGCEPVGSARERFSIKFYIIAMLFILFDIEAVFLYPWAVVFKKFIASGFGTFVFVEMMVFIVILFVGYIYVWKKGALEWE; encoded by the coding sequence ATGCTCGGTGCCTATTTGCCTATTATTCTACTTGTGGTTGTGGCGGTTGGTTTCGGTCTGGTCTCCATTACCCTGTCTACCCTGATCGGGCCAAAGAAGCCCTCGCTGGTGAAGATGTCTCCCTATGAGTGCGGGTGCGAGCCGGTGGGGAGTGCAAGGGAGCGATTCTCAATAAAGTTCTATATCATCGCCATGCTCTTCATACTATTCGATATAGAGGCGGTGTTCCTCTATCCTTGGGCTGTGGTATTCAAGAAGTTCATCGCCTCGGGTTTCGGCACGTTCGTCTTTGTTGAGATGATGGTCTTCATTGTCATCCTCTTCGTCGGTTATATCTACGTTTGGAAAAAAGGAGCCTTGGAATGGGAGTAG
- the hemL gene encoding glutamate-1-semialdehyde 2,1-aminomutase, translating into MNLTTSASLFREAQRFIPGGVNSPVRAFKSVGADPVFIRKAAGPTITDADGNSYIDYVGSWGPMILGHCHPQVVSAVQKAVETGSSFGAPTELEITLAEMVVQAVPSIEMVRMVCSGTEATMSAIRLARGYTGRDKILKFSGCYHGHADSLLVKAGSGAATFGVPDSPGVPADFAKHTLTAEYNSLESVKALIQQNPGQIACIIVEPVAGNMGTVPPAEGFLQGLRAICSNEGIVLIFDEVMSGFRVAYGGAQELYGVTPDMTTLGKIIGGGLPVGAFGGKKEIMQMLSPAGGVYQAGTLSGNPLAMTAGIETLKLLQQEGFYAKLEEKSAYLATGIAQAAHDAGYPIFSTRVGSMFCAFFTKGEVKDWNTAAACDTKMFAKYFLLMLEEGIYLAPSQFETAFVSISHTEKELDKTISAARKAFKAL; encoded by the coding sequence ATGAACCTAACAACTTCCGCGTCACTCTTCCGCGAGGCACAGCGCTTCATCCCCGGAGGCGTCAACAGCCCCGTCCGCGCTTTTAAATCTGTCGGAGCCGATCCGGTCTTCATCAGGAAAGCTGCAGGGCCGACTATCACCGATGCCGACGGAAACAGCTATATCGACTACGTAGGATCGTGGGGACCAATGATTCTCGGCCACTGCCACCCCCAAGTCGTTTCCGCAGTTCAGAAGGCAGTCGAGACCGGGAGCAGCTTTGGCGCCCCCACCGAACTGGAGATCACACTCGCCGAGATGGTAGTGCAAGCCGTCCCTTCTATCGAAATGGTGAGAATGGTCTGCTCCGGAACAGAGGCGACGATGAGCGCGATCCGCCTCGCCCGCGGATACACCGGCCGTGACAAGATCCTCAAATTTTCCGGGTGCTATCACGGGCATGCAGACTCTCTTCTCGTGAAGGCCGGTTCTGGCGCTGCCACCTTTGGCGTCCCTGATTCCCCCGGCGTTCCTGCCGATTTTGCCAAGCACACCCTTACCGCTGAATACAACAGCCTCGAATCGGTAAAAGCACTCATCCAACAGAATCCGGGACAGATCGCTTGCATCATAGTCGAACCCGTCGCCGGAAACATGGGGACTGTCCCACCCGCAGAAGGCTTCCTCCAAGGGCTTCGCGCTATCTGCAGCAACGAAGGCATTGTTCTCATTTTCGACGAAGTTATGAGCGGCTTCAGGGTTGCCTACGGCGGCGCACAAGAGCTTTATGGAGTTACTCCCGACATGACCACTCTCGGTAAGATTATAGGGGGAGGTCTGCCCGTGGGCGCCTTCGGGGGGAAAAAGGAAATTATGCAGATGCTTTCCCCGGCTGGCGGTGTTTACCAAGCGGGAACACTTTCTGGCAATCCACTAGCCATGACCGCCGGCATAGAAACCCTGAAACTTCTTCAACAGGAAGGTTTCTACGCTAAGCTTGAAGAGAAAAGTGCTTATTTGGCTACCGGCATCGCACAAGCTGCACATGATGCCGGCTATCCAATCTTCTCAACGCGTGTCGGCAGCATGTTCTGCGCTTTCTTCACAAAAGGAGAAGTCAAGGATTGGAACACGGCAGCTGCATGCGACACCAAGATGTTCGCAAAATACTTCCTGCTCATGCTGGAAGAAGGAATTTATTTAGCCCCCTCCCAGTTCGAAACTGCTTTCGTCTCAATCTCCCACACAGAAAAGGAGCTTGATAAGACAATTTCAGCTGCGAGAAAAGCATTCAAGGCCCTCTGA
- a CDS encoding cell wall metabolism sensor histidine kinase WalK: MIFRSIRFSLTFWYSVTLAVVLVVFSSFLYLIIREQFYHEADRELLTIAEAIASPTMEPFRNSAPSVIDQVLEDFLGPKISNKYVQIFDGTGDVYSRSRNLKDIRLPLTKSTLTEASQGNIVYETVTTPGLYPVRSISFPLFSDGRLSRIIYVGTSLAAETETLDKILLILFITIPTSLLLVGSGGWFLAGRALKPVDLITRSAQKITAENLNQRLEVVNPNDEIGRLAETFNRTLARLDHSFKRTRQFSSDVSHELRTPLTILRGETEVGLRWAKEPEDFRELLRSNLDEIKRMSEIIEYLLELSRIEAGELPLDIQEVDLEELLHEMIGSLEAEASVKGIGLDLIQSGPVFVKGDRLRIKQVFINLLENGMKHTPSGGRVRIILSYAAESATVEFADSGPGIPEEDIPFIFERFYRVDKARNRSHGGLGLGLSIAKSLAEAQGGRIEVSSVLGKGSTFSVHFPRLHFAS, translated from the coding sequence TTGATTTTTAGGTCAATCCGTTTTTCTCTCACATTTTGGTATTCAGTTACACTAGCTGTAGTTCTTGTTGTTTTCAGCTCGTTTCTGTACCTTATAATAAGAGAGCAGTTTTACCATGAGGCTGACAGGGAGCTGTTAACTATAGCAGAAGCGATTGCCAGCCCCACGATGGAGCCCTTCCGGAATTCTGCTCCATCGGTTATCGATCAGGTACTGGAAGATTTTCTGGGGCCTAAAATAAGCAACAAGTATGTCCAGATTTTTGACGGGACCGGAGACGTTTACTCCCGTTCCCGAAACCTGAAGGACATTCGTCTCCCTCTGACGAAGTCCACGCTCACTGAAGCGAGCCAAGGCAATATTGTCTATGAAACAGTGACTACTCCGGGTCTTTATCCTGTCCGGAGTATTTCATTTCCGCTGTTCAGCGATGGACGCCTGAGCCGCATCATATACGTCGGGACTTCTCTTGCAGCCGAGACGGAGACCCTTGACAAGATTCTCCTTATCCTCTTTATCACCATTCCCACGTCGCTACTCCTTGTCGGGTCCGGCGGATGGTTTCTTGCCGGTCGTGCCTTGAAGCCTGTCGATCTTATCACCAGAAGCGCTCAAAAAATCACCGCCGAAAATCTGAATCAGAGGCTGGAGGTCGTAAATCCCAACGATGAAATCGGGAGGCTGGCCGAGACTTTTAACAGAACGCTTGCTCGCCTCGACCACTCATTCAAGCGGACGAGGCAGTTTTCTTCTGATGTGTCCCACGAGCTGAGAACACCGTTGACCATTCTCAGAGGGGAAACGGAGGTAGGGCTGCGGTGGGCAAAGGAGCCCGAGGATTTTCGTGAGTTGCTGCGAAGCAATCTGGATGAAATCAAACGTATGTCGGAGATAATCGAATACCTCCTTGAGCTGTCCAGAATCGAAGCAGGCGAACTGCCACTCGATATCCAGGAGGTCGACCTGGAGGAGCTGCTGCATGAAATGATCGGATCATTGGAAGCAGAAGCATCAGTTAAGGGAATTGGCCTCGATCTAATCCAATCGGGACCCGTTTTTGTAAAGGGGGACAGACTGCGGATAAAGCAGGTTTTCATCAATCTGCTCGAAAATGGAATGAAGCATACACCATCCGGCGGGAGAGTCAGGATCATCCTTTCATACGCTGCTGAAAGTGCTACAGTTGAATTCGCCGATTCAGGCCCTGGTATACCCGAGGAAGATATCCCGTTTATCTTTGAAAGATTTTACCGAGTTGACAAGGCAAGAAACCGTTCCCATGGGGGCCTCGGCCTAGGTCTTTCAATTGCTAAATCTTTAGCTGAGGCTCAGGGTGGACGTATCGAGGTCAGCAGTGTGCTCGGAAAGGGGAGCACCTTCTCAGTTCATTTTCCCCGTTTACATTTTGCCAGTTAA
- a CDS encoding leucyl aminopeptidase: MIVDVISGNPLQYESQVLALGCFEDDRSALLIPELNEVLGGLIERLYIQGEFTGGLNKTTFIHSLGNLPSERILLVGLGQKDALTCDRLRQVAGTVVQLARAKGITEVASMIHLQAGTMEEGVAATIEGAMLANYSFNRYRTKKKGENPIERFSIFAPGPDHVPLYEKAVTETRIISEAVLFARDMVSQPSNVVTPPFLAEEGIEMADVFGLGCRIIEQEEMEQLGMDALLAVSRGSRQPPKLIVLEHLPNRGERPVVLVGKGVTFDSGGISLKPRDGMEMMKTDMAGAAAVMATLRTVAALRLPLNVVGIIPAVENLPGGSAYKPGDVLCSMSGQTIEIVNTDAEGRLILCDAMWYARRYEPRAIIDIATLTGACTVALGTVATGLLGNDMDLKHLLSQAGEATGERVWELPLWEEYGELMKSDIADMKNAGGATAGTISAGWFLLQFVGDTSWAHLDIAGTAWEEKGRAYVPKGASGVGVRLLVEYLRSRC, translated from the coding sequence ATGATAGTTGATGTGATTAGTGGCAACCCCCTACAGTATGAATCACAGGTGCTTGCGCTAGGCTGTTTCGAAGATGATAGATCCGCCCTTTTGATACCTGAACTGAACGAGGTTCTAGGTGGGCTCATCGAACGCTTGTATATCCAAGGTGAGTTCACGGGAGGTCTTAACAAGACTACATTTATTCATTCTCTGGGTAATCTTCCATCGGAGCGCATTCTCCTTGTCGGTCTGGGGCAAAAAGACGCACTGACGTGTGACCGCTTACGCCAGGTAGCCGGTACTGTCGTTCAGCTTGCCAGGGCTAAAGGTATCACTGAAGTTGCTTCAATGATTCACCTGCAGGCAGGAACAATGGAAGAGGGTGTTGCAGCCACGATTGAAGGTGCAATGCTTGCCAACTACTCCTTCAACAGGTACCGCACCAAGAAAAAAGGTGAGAACCCTATAGAGAGGTTTAGCATTTTCGCTCCTGGTCCCGACCATGTGCCGCTATATGAAAAGGCCGTTACAGAAACGCGGATTATTTCAGAAGCTGTCCTCTTCGCCAGGGATATGGTTTCACAGCCATCAAACGTTGTAACTCCCCCTTTCCTGGCAGAAGAGGGAATAGAGATGGCCGATGTATTCGGCCTTGGCTGCAGGATCATTGAACAGGAAGAGATGGAGCAGCTTGGCATGGATGCACTACTCGCTGTATCGCGTGGTTCCCGGCAGCCACCGAAACTGATCGTACTTGAACATCTTCCCAATAGAGGGGAGAGGCCGGTGGTACTTGTCGGGAAAGGCGTCACTTTCGATTCCGGTGGGATTTCGCTTAAGCCGCGGGACGGGATGGAAATGATGAAGACCGATATGGCGGGAGCAGCAGCAGTAATGGCAACGCTTCGGACTGTTGCAGCGTTGCGGTTACCTCTGAATGTCGTCGGGATAATTCCAGCAGTTGAGAACCTTCCAGGAGGGAGTGCATACAAGCCAGGTGATGTTCTTTGTTCGATGTCGGGTCAGACAATCGAAATTGTCAACACAGATGCCGAGGGGCGGCTCATACTCTGCGATGCCATGTGGTACGCACGACGCTACGAGCCACGTGCAATCATAGACATTGCGACGCTGACAGGTGCTTGCACGGTTGCTCTCGGCACGGTGGCTACCGGTCTTCTAGGAAACGACATGGACCTGAAGCACTTGCTCTCTCAGGCCGGAGAGGCAACTGGGGAGCGTGTGTGGGAGCTTCCGCTCTGGGAGGAGTACGGAGAGCTCATGAAAAGCGATATAGCAGACATGAAGAACGCTGGCGGTGCCACGGCTGGTACCATTTCGGCGGGATGGTTTCTGCTGCAATTCGTGGGAGATACTTCTTGGGCACACCTCGATATTGCTGGAACGGCATGGGAAGAAAAGGGGCGGGCTTACGTCCCGAAGGGCGCCTCCGGGGTGGGGGTTCGCCTGTTGGTAGAATATCTGCGGAGCAGGTGCTAG
- a CDS encoding response regulator transcription factor → MRILVVEDEKKVSSFIKRGLEEEKYEVDTAIDGEEGLKMALEKPYDLLVLDWMLPKRDGLSVLKELRMRKNTTPVLMLTAKDTVEDIVAGLETGSDDYLTKPFAFAELLARVRALLRRSEMDRGAEIRFADLRIDPVTHKVWRKDREIDLTAKEYGLLEYFMRNPNQVLTRTMVADHVWDYTFDSFTNIIDVYVNYLRKKIDRDADKKLIHTVRGVGYILKEED, encoded by the coding sequence ATGAGAATTCTAGTAGTAGAAGATGAAAAGAAGGTGTCCAGCTTCATCAAACGGGGTCTGGAAGAGGAAAAATATGAAGTGGACACAGCTATCGACGGGGAAGAAGGCTTAAAAATGGCTCTTGAGAAGCCTTACGACCTGCTTGTGCTCGACTGGATGCTTCCGAAGAGAGATGGGCTCAGTGTGCTCAAGGAGCTACGGATGCGGAAGAATACCACACCGGTGCTGATGCTCACCGCCAAGGATACGGTCGAAGACATTGTGGCCGGGTTAGAGACCGGATCTGATGACTACCTCACAAAACCGTTTGCCTTTGCAGAACTGCTGGCCCGAGTCAGAGCCCTTCTCCGCCGCAGTGAGATGGACCGCGGCGCAGAAATCCGTTTTGCTGATCTTAGAATAGACCCCGTGACTCATAAGGTCTGGCGAAAAGATCGTGAAATTGACTTGACTGCCAAGGAATATGGTCTGCTGGAATATTTCATGCGTAACCCTAATCAAGTTCTCACAAGAACCATGGTCGCCGATCATGTTTGGGATTACACTTTCGACAGCTTTACAAATATCATTGATGTTTATGTAAATTATCTACGTAAAAAAATAGATCGCGACGCAGATAAAAAACTTATTCATACAGTAAGGGGGGTAGGTTACATTCTGAAAGAGGAGGATTGA
- a CDS encoding pyruvate, water dikinase regulatory protein yields MSQHLYLLSDATGETVERVVRAALSQFRNIDIKLHRLSGLRSPSDILQAITAPIRQPGLVVYTLVDPELAQFLRNEVEAHGLEAVDLISPLLYKLSDMFAMPPREEPGLLHQISSEYYKRMDAVNFTVKQDDGQELRNLFRADIVLVGVSRTSKTPLSIYLAHKGYKVANVPLVYGIAPPPELFEIDQRRVVGLMIDAERLVELRVARLRQLRQSPRGSYADYDAVVEELNYCRQLYRKNPEWQVIDVTNKSVEESAAEILKKLSSNSID; encoded by the coding sequence ATGAGCCAGCATCTTTATCTTTTGTCCGACGCGACTGGGGAGACTGTGGAGCGAGTGGTGCGCGCAGCTCTTTCACAGTTCAGAAACATAGATATAAAGCTGCATCGGTTGAGTGGCTTGCGTTCTCCCTCCGACATTTTGCAGGCTATCACCGCACCTATCAGACAGCCCGGACTTGTAGTTTATACGCTGGTTGATCCGGAGCTTGCCCAGTTTTTGCGAAATGAAGTGGAAGCGCACGGGCTGGAAGCGGTGGATCTTATCAGCCCTCTACTATACAAGCTTTCTGATATGTTTGCCATGCCACCGAGAGAGGAGCCGGGGCTGCTGCATCAGATAAGCTCAGAATATTACAAGCGCATGGATGCGGTAAACTTCACGGTAAAGCAGGATGACGGGCAGGAGCTGCGAAACCTTTTCCGTGCAGATATTGTGCTTGTTGGGGTGTCCCGGACATCTAAAACACCGCTTTCGATTTATCTTGCGCATAAAGGTTATAAAGTTGCGAATGTCCCATTGGTATATGGGATCGCTCCACCTCCGGAGCTTTTCGAAATCGATCAGCGGAGAGTGGTTGGCCTAATGATTGATGCGGAGCGGCTTGTCGAGTTGCGCGTTGCCAGGCTCCGACAGTTACGCCAAAGTCCGCGTGGAAGCTATGCGGATTATGATGCCGTTGTGGAGGAGCTGAATTACTGCAGGCAACTATACCGCAAGAATCCGGAGTGGCAGGTCATAGATGTAACAAACAAATCGGTTGAGGAGTCGGCAGCTGAAATACTGAAAAAATTGAGCAGTAACAGTATTGACTGA
- the atpE gene encoding ATP synthase F0 subunit C, giving the protein MSFFTMCVLAAGIGMALGTVGTGIGQGLAVKSAVEGVSRNPGASGKILTTMMIGLAMIESLAIYALVVCLIILFANPYKDIAIKLAETVAK; this is encoded by the coding sequence ATGAGCTTTTTCACCATGTGCGTTCTGGCCGCCGGAATCGGTATGGCGCTTGGAACAGTAGGGACCGGTATCGGTCAGGGTCTTGCCGTCAAGAGTGCGGTTGAAGGCGTTTCGAGGAACCCGGGGGCTTCCGGTAAAATCCTCACCACGATGATGATCGGCCTCGCCATGATCGAGTCCCTCGCTATCTACGCCCTGGTTGTATGTCTGATCATCCTGTTCGCAAACCCCTACAAAGACATCGCCATCAAACTCGCCGAGACCGTAGCTAAGTAA
- a CDS encoding NADH-quinone oxidoreductase subunit C yields MAENNRAVVTLKEKFPAAILDIKECRGDVIITIDKKDVVAVCRFLKESLQYNLLTDLTAVDYLGADPRFMVVYNLYSIPNKDRLLVKAGVGEGECVIDSLTCLWNSANWLEREVYDLFGINFANHPDLRRILMTEDWVGHPLRKDYPLQGPDREPYKGRLS; encoded by the coding sequence ATGGCAGAAAATAATCGCGCGGTAGTGACGCTTAAAGAAAAATTCCCTGCAGCAATCCTCGATATCAAGGAGTGCCGCGGCGATGTCATCATTACCATTGACAAGAAGGACGTTGTGGCGGTCTGTCGTTTCCTCAAGGAGTCTCTCCAGTACAATCTGCTGACAGATTTGACGGCAGTGGATTATCTTGGGGCCGATCCCCGCTTCATGGTCGTCTATAATCTATATTCGATTCCTAACAAGGACCGGTTGCTCGTGAAGGCGGGGGTGGGTGAAGGGGAGTGTGTAATTGATTCACTTACATGTCTTTGGAATAGTGCCAACTGGCTCGAGCGGGAGGTGTACGACCTGTTCGGTATCAACTTCGCCAACCATCCCGATCTGCGCCGCATCCTGATGACTGAGGATTGGGTAGGGCATCCCCTGCGCAAGGACTACCCCCTTCAGGGGCCGGATCGCGAGCCATACAAGGGTCGTCTTTCCTGA
- a CDS encoding AtpZ/AtpI family protein, translating to MKENNKSLIKTLGIVSSMGISVVLAIAIGVFVGLKLDAWFGTDPWFFFIFLFFGIAAGFRNIYIIAGKEIKRDESDEDKRK from the coding sequence ATGAAAGAAAATAACAAAAGCCTCATCAAAACACTCGGCATCGTGTCGAGCATGGGCATATCAGTTGTTCTCGCAATTGCCATCGGCGTCTTCGTTGGACTAAAGCTCGATGCATGGTTTGGGACCGACCCCTGGTTTTTCTTCATTTTTCTTTTCTTCGGGATAGCAGCCGGCTTCAGGAACATCTACATTATTGCCGGAAAAGAAATCAAACGTGACGAATCCGATGAGGATAAACGAAAGTAA
- a CDS encoding ATP synthase subunit I, producing the protein MTNPMRINESNILSRLNFANWILLGALTLGGMLIGTTHIAGSILCGGLIAITNYYWLASVLRRVLRMPAGQAGRFAQVRYVVRLFLLGVVLWFLITTVQVHIPGLLLGLSLIVMNITAFALYLVARKGG; encoded by the coding sequence GTGACGAATCCGATGAGGATAAACGAAAGTAACATCCTCTCCCGGCTGAACTTTGCAAATTGGATACTCCTAGGTGCACTTACCCTTGGGGGAATGCTAATCGGGACCACTCACATTGCAGGCAGCATTCTTTGCGGTGGCTTGATTGCAATCACCAATTACTACTGGCTGGCCAGCGTACTGCGCCGGGTGCTTCGCATGCCTGCTGGACAGGCAGGACGCTTCGCTCAGGTTCGATATGTAGTACGACTCTTTCTGCTAGGCGTCGTTCTCTGGTTTCTTATTACAACGGTACAGGTGCATATACCAGGACTCTTGCTGGGACTGTCCCTTATCGTGATGAACATTACCGCTTTCGCACTCTACTTGGTGGCCCGCAAAGGAGGTTGA